The window CACAAAGGCATAAAGGCATAAGGTATAATTGGGGAGGGGGAGAGTTTTTGGGGGGGTGGAAGTGGGAGGAGGGGGATCAGGAAGTGTGGCGGTGGAAGAGCGAGGCGATAGCGAAGGCGGCGACGGCTTCTTCGTGGCCGATGGGGCCCAGGCCTTCGTTCGTTTTGGCTTTGATCGCTATGTTTTTCTCTTCAGTTCCCAGGATTTCAGCCAGAACCGTTTTCATTGCAGGGATGTGCGGTTGCAGTTTTGGCTTTTCCAGGACAATGGTCGCATCAAGGTTGACCAGCTGATAGCCTTGTTCACGGACAAGTTCCAGGGTACGCCTGAGAAGGATTTTACTGTCGATCCCTTTGAATTCAGGGGCTGTGTCAGGAAAATGGTAACCAATGTCGCGCAGGCCGGCAGCTCCCAGGAGAGCATCGCAGATGGCATGGATCAGCACATCAGCGTCGGAATGACCTTCACTGCCTTTCGGATGGGGAATCAACGTG of the Bacteroidales bacterium genome contains:
- the ispF gene encoding 2-C-methyl-D-erythritol 2,4-cyclodiphosphate synthase yields the protein MKNSSPSDYRTGFGYDIHRLTGGRALILGGTLIPHPKGSEGHSDADVLIHAICDALLGAAGLRDIGYHFPDTAPEFKGIDSKILLRRTLELVREQGYQLVNLDATIVLEKPKLQPHIPAMKTVLAEILGTEEKNIAIKAKTNEGLGPIGHEEAVAAFAIASLFHRHTS